A section of the Acidobacterium capsulatum ATCC 51196 genome encodes:
- the rsmA gene encoding 16S rRNA (adenine(1518)-N(6)/adenine(1519)-N(6))-dimethyltransferase RsmA has protein sequence MRGGWGRFPPKSREVAAISGKHKPKLGQNFLVSEAACRSIVEALGNLGARTVVEIGPGKGAITELLANRAERLIAIELDRELAPRLRERFARRETVTVIEDDVLRVDLSALARPGEKLLVVGNLPYYMTSEILLHLIRHEAAIERAVVMVQREVADRVAAGPGSRDYGLLSVTAQLHARVEKLLTLPPGAFSPPPEVYSTVLRWTMHSRTDELGVDPTRFTGFLRSCFAQKRKTLGNNLRAAKYEPAAIAGAMQSAGVAAGVRAEELSLEALAALWRTLEDRS, from the coding sequence TTGCGCGGTGGATGGGGACGATTTCCGCCGAAGTCGAGAGAGGTTGCAGCCATTTCAGGAAAGCACAAACCGAAACTGGGCCAGAATTTTCTGGTGAGCGAGGCGGCCTGCCGCAGCATTGTGGAGGCGCTGGGCAATCTGGGCGCGCGCACGGTGGTGGAGATTGGTCCCGGCAAAGGGGCAATCACCGAACTGCTGGCGAACCGCGCGGAGCGGCTGATTGCAATTGAGCTGGACCGGGAGCTGGCTCCTCGGCTGCGGGAGCGGTTTGCCAGGCGCGAGACGGTGACCGTTATCGAAGACGACGTGCTGCGCGTGGACCTCTCGGCGCTGGCGCGGCCGGGCGAGAAGCTGCTGGTGGTGGGCAATCTGCCGTATTACATGACGTCGGAGATTTTGCTGCACCTGATTCGGCATGAGGCGGCCATCGAGCGGGCCGTGGTGATGGTGCAGCGCGAGGTGGCCGATCGGGTGGCGGCGGGGCCGGGTTCGCGCGACTACGGACTGCTCAGTGTGACGGCGCAACTGCATGCCAGGGTGGAGAAGCTGCTGACGCTGCCTCCGGGCGCGTTTTCGCCGCCGCCTGAGGTGTATTCGACTGTGCTGCGCTGGACGATGCACTCGCGGACCGACGAGCTGGGCGTCGATCCTACGCGCTTCACCGGCTTTTTGCGGAGTTGCTTTGCGCAGAAGCGGAAGACGCTCGGGAACAATCTGCGAGCAGCAAAGTATGAGCCGGCGGCCATTGCGGGAGCGATGCAGAGTGCAGGAGTGGCGGCGGGAGTGCGCGCGGAGGAGTTGAGTCTGGAAGCGCTGGCGGCGCTTTGGCGGACACTGGAGGATAGGAGTTGA
- a CDS encoding Tat pathway signal sequence domain-containing protein — MKSISRRSFVTTAAAGMAALGSLGPALPAAQGQAVEMASDWDISSFNQLAQSPARVKQLFDVVPLKQQALEHMQNSLNGLHFGFGIPASQIQIVAVSRGFATFFNFDDHIWQTYGIGALTNVNDPQTGKPAERNIFYPSSAGPDLKYASTDPENRNSIYNDSSIQALQHRGVRFLCCHNATYGLAHYIAEKHTPQQAPDQIYKDMVAHTLPGVMIVAAAVAAVALLQSEGHYSYLYV, encoded by the coding sequence ATGAAAAGCATCAGCCGCCGCTCGTTTGTCACCACTGCTGCCGCCGGCATGGCCGCTCTCGGCTCTCTCGGCCCGGCTCTGCCCGCGGCCCAGGGACAGGCCGTCGAAATGGCCTCGGACTGGGACATATCCAGCTTTAATCAGCTCGCCCAGAGTCCTGCCCGCGTCAAGCAGCTCTTCGATGTTGTGCCGCTCAAGCAGCAGGCTTTGGAGCACATGCAAAACTCGCTCAACGGGCTTCACTTCGGCTTCGGCATTCCGGCCAGCCAGATTCAGATCGTAGCCGTCTCTCGTGGCTTCGCCACCTTCTTCAACTTTGACGACCACATCTGGCAGACCTACGGTATCGGCGCTCTCACAAACGTCAACGATCCCCAAACCGGCAAGCCGGCCGAGCGAAACATCTTCTACCCCAGCAGCGCTGGTCCCGATCTCAAATACGCCTCCACTGATCCTGAGAACCGCAACTCCATCTACAACGACAGCAGCATCCAGGCTCTCCAGCATCGCGGCGTTCGCTTCCTCTGCTGCCACAACGCCACCTACGGACTCGCACATTACATCGCAGAGAAGCACACCCCCCAGCAGGCGCCCGATCAGATCTACAAAGACATGGTCGCTCACACCCTGCCCGGAGTCATGATCGTCGCCGCCGCTGTCGCCGCCGTTGCTTTGCTGCAGTCCGAAGGCCACTACAGCTATCTCTACGTCTGA
- the glgA gene encoding glycogen synthase GlgA — protein sequence MHIVFAAPECVPFAKTGGLADVVGALPQQLVRMGHQVTVYLPYYRQIAVKTPEKIYAIRSLTIPFQYYNHFVGVLDGGERDGVRYYFVECPELFDREFLYGSPSGDYLDNWERFGLFARAVLEASKLLGVPDVFHVHDWQTGMLPVYLRTTYATDPMLFRAGVVMTVHNAGYQTYFPPQTTEKLLLPWDTFHMDRLEHYDTLNFLKGGIVYSDAITTVSKRYAQEIQTPEFGFSLEGVFERRAADLHGILNGVDYSDWDPSHDGYIAAHYTPEKLEAKQLCRKDLLHAFGAPSLAENIPVLSIVSRFATQKGFDILADAADRLLAKDVVLIVLGTGEPYYENIFREMQNHHPGKVFVKVAYDNALAHKVEAGGDLFLMPSRYEPCGLNQIYSLRYGNVPVVHATGGLDDTIQPWNGAEKSGTGFKFHDYSADALLGSIDEALAVFADKAAWQTLMRNGMAQDYSWTKPAQEYEALYNEVARRRS from the coding sequence ATGCACATCGTCTTTGCTGCTCCCGAATGCGTTCCCTTTGCCAAGACCGGCGGTCTTGCCGACGTCGTCGGAGCGCTCCCGCAGCAGCTCGTCCGCATGGGCCATCAGGTCACCGTCTATCTGCCGTACTACCGCCAGATTGCTGTGAAGACGCCTGAGAAGATCTACGCCATCCGCAGTCTGACCATTCCGTTCCAGTACTACAACCACTTCGTCGGCGTCCTCGACGGCGGCGAGCGTGACGGCGTGCGCTACTACTTCGTCGAGTGCCCCGAGCTATTTGATCGCGAGTTCCTCTACGGCTCGCCCTCCGGCGACTACCTCGACAACTGGGAGCGCTTTGGCCTCTTCGCGCGCGCCGTCCTCGAAGCCTCCAAGCTTCTCGGCGTTCCGGACGTCTTTCATGTACATGACTGGCAGACCGGCATGCTGCCAGTTTATCTGCGTACTACCTACGCCACAGACCCCATGCTCTTTCGCGCAGGCGTGGTCATGACCGTCCACAACGCCGGTTACCAGACCTACTTCCCGCCGCAGACCACCGAAAAGCTCCTGCTGCCGTGGGATACCTTTCACATGGACCGCCTCGAGCACTACGACACACTCAACTTCCTCAAGGGCGGCATCGTCTACTCTGACGCCATCACCACCGTCAGCAAGCGTTACGCGCAGGAGATTCAAACTCCCGAATTCGGCTTCAGCCTCGAAGGCGTCTTTGAGCGCCGCGCCGCCGATCTGCACGGCATCCTCAACGGCGTCGATTACTCCGACTGGGACCCCTCGCACGACGGCTACATCGCCGCGCACTACACCCCTGAGAAGCTCGAAGCCAAGCAACTCTGCCGCAAAGACCTGCTCCACGCCTTCGGCGCGCCCAGCCTGGCAGAGAACATTCCCGTCCTGAGCATCGTCTCGCGCTTCGCCACGCAAAAGGGCTTTGACATCCTGGCCGATGCCGCCGACCGCCTGCTTGCTAAAGACGTCGTGCTTATCGTCCTCGGCACTGGCGAGCCTTATTACGAAAACATCTTCCGTGAAATGCAGAACCACCATCCCGGCAAGGTCTTCGTCAAAGTGGCCTATGACAACGCGCTGGCCCACAAGGTCGAGGCCGGCGGCGATCTCTTCCTCATGCCCTCGCGTTACGAGCCCTGCGGACTCAACCAGATCTACAGCCTGCGCTACGGCAACGTACCCGTGGTCCACGCCACCGGCGGCCTCGACGACACCATACAACCCTGGAACGGGGCAGAGAAGTCGGGCACCGGCTTCAAGTTCCACGACTACAGCGCCGATGCGCTGCTAGGCTCCATCGACGAGGCTCTCGCCGTCTTTGCCGACAAGGCCGCCTGGCAAACCCTCATGCGCAACGGCATGGCGCAGGACTACTCCTGGACAAAACCCGCACAGGAGTATGAAGCCCTCTACAACGAGGTCGCCCGCCGCCGCAGTTAG
- a CDS encoding YebC/PmpR family DNA-binding transcriptional regulator — translation MSGHSKWATIKHKKGALDAKRGKIFTRLIKEITISARAGGDPDGNPRLRTAIAAAKAENMPQDNIKRAIQRGTGELPGAVYEEITFEGYGPGGVAVIVEATTDNRNRAVSEIRHAFSKNGGNLGEPNSVRFMFQKKGLIVVSKDAADEEKLMNIVLEAGGDDLNGEGENWEILTEPQAYDAVVQAVRDAGIEPQVAEVTMIASTYTKLEGATANQMMRLLETLEDHDDVQNVYSNFDMEQVEEVAG, via the coding sequence ATGTCCGGCCATTCCAAATGGGCGACAATCAAGCACAAAAAGGGCGCGCTCGACGCCAAGCGCGGCAAGATCTTCACCCGTCTCATCAAGGAAATCACCATCTCCGCCCGTGCTGGCGGCGACCCTGACGGCAACCCGCGCCTGCGCACCGCTATCGCCGCGGCCAAGGCCGAGAACATGCCTCAGGACAACATCAAGCGCGCCATCCAGCGCGGCACCGGCGAGCTGCCCGGCGCGGTCTATGAAGAGATCACCTTCGAGGGCTACGGTCCCGGAGGCGTCGCCGTCATCGTCGAGGCCACGACCGACAACCGCAACCGTGCCGTGAGCGAAATCCGCCACGCCTTCTCTAAGAACGGCGGCAACCTCGGCGAGCCGAACTCTGTCCGCTTCATGTTCCAGAAGAAGGGCCTTATCGTCGTCTCGAAAGACGCGGCCGATGAGGAGAAGCTCATGAATATCGTGCTCGAAGCGGGCGGCGATGACCTCAACGGCGAAGGCGAAAACTGGGAGATCCTCACCGAGCCCCAGGCCTACGACGCCGTCGTACAGGCCGTGCGCGACGCCGGCATCGAGCCGCAGGTGGCCGAGGTGACCATGATCGCCTCCACCTACACCAAGCTCGAAGGCGCTACCGCCAACCAGATGATGCGTCTACTCGAAACGCTCGAAGATCACGACGATGTACAGAACGTCTACTCCAACTTCGACATGGAGCAGGTGGAAGAGGTGGCCGGCTAA
- a CDS encoding efflux RND transporter periplasmic adaptor subunit — MVLVLIVGGVMVVKGHGTKIPASQLAKVERGDIIRSVVATGPIEPITKVDIQSKASGIVEKLYVDINQHVTKGEKLAQLDQQEILAQVQAQQATLAAAQANVESAKANVAEDRVNAAAPDLPMYRETFQRNKKMYAEGLVSQQAFNDAERDYLAAANKQNTAKAQIHVDLAKLQQALAQVQEAKASLDQLNQQLGYTTLVSPIDGVVLSRDVQVGDAVSSILVLGSTATKVMTIGDINQVYVDGKVDEADIGNVYLGQPATIHVQSFPNKTFQGKVTKISPMGVDKDNVTTFEVRVSIENPGHELKALMTANAEIRVSEHKDTLTVPEQALTYDSNKNAYVYVPDAKAKSGQRKVAVKVGISNGNRAEILNGLKQGETVVLQQS; from the coding sequence GTGGTGCTGGTCCTGATTGTTGGCGGCGTGATGGTGGTGAAGGGGCATGGGACGAAGATTCCGGCCTCGCAACTGGCCAAGGTGGAGCGCGGGGATATCATTCGCAGCGTGGTGGCGACCGGACCGATTGAGCCGATTACGAAGGTGGATATTCAGTCGAAGGCGAGCGGCATTGTCGAGAAGCTGTATGTGGACATCAACCAGCATGTGACGAAGGGCGAGAAGCTGGCACAACTGGATCAGCAGGAGATTCTGGCGCAGGTGCAGGCACAGCAGGCGACGCTGGCCGCAGCGCAGGCGAATGTGGAGAGCGCGAAGGCAAATGTGGCGGAGGATCGCGTGAATGCGGCGGCTCCAGACCTGCCGATGTATCGCGAGACCTTTCAGCGCAACAAGAAGATGTATGCCGAGGGGCTGGTTTCGCAGCAGGCATTCAATGACGCCGAGCGCGATTATCTGGCGGCGGCGAACAAGCAGAATACGGCGAAGGCGCAGATTCATGTGGACCTGGCCAAGCTGCAGCAGGCGCTGGCGCAGGTGCAGGAAGCCAAAGCGAGCCTGGACCAGTTGAATCAGCAACTGGGGTATACGACGCTCGTATCACCGATTGACGGCGTCGTGCTCTCGCGCGATGTGCAGGTGGGCGATGCGGTGAGCTCGATCCTGGTGCTGGGTTCAACGGCGACGAAGGTGATGACCATCGGCGACATCAATCAGGTCTATGTGGATGGCAAGGTGGACGAAGCCGATATTGGCAACGTGTACCTGGGGCAGCCGGCGACGATTCATGTGCAGTCGTTCCCGAACAAGACGTTCCAGGGCAAGGTCACGAAGATATCGCCTATGGGCGTGGACAAGGACAACGTGACGACGTTTGAAGTGCGCGTGTCGATTGAGAATCCGGGACATGAGCTGAAGGCGTTGATGACGGCGAATGCGGAGATTCGCGTGAGCGAGCACAAGGACACGTTGACGGTTCCGGAGCAGGCGCTGACCTATGACAGCAACAAAAATGCCTATGTGTATGTGCCGGACGCGAAGGCCAAGAGCGGACAGCGTAAGGTTGCAGTGAAGGTGGGCATCTCGAACGGCAATCGCGCAGAGATTCTAAACGGGCTCAAGCAGGGCGAGACCGTGGTGCTGCAACAGTCGTAA
- a CDS encoding DUF4097 family beta strand repeat-containing protein — protein MSVWQRCAQVLAVSALLMTATVACAAKGQFERTLTVHGPVELHVASASGDIHVQPGDDGEVHIVGHVYADNGWGFASAADRLREVLDHPPVNQMGSVIEVGHSLHLNNVSVDYYITVPKGTEVEANSASGDIYVEGVEGALRAESASGDLHVSGVNGTAFLHDTSGDIKASIDESPNVEAQDISGDVTLHNVRGMLHASTVSGDLTVSGAPRNGWRLHSISGDVELNTGGAGPFVVHASSVSGDIHNSHGGGNGPTVRVDTVSGDITVH, from the coding sequence ATGTCTGTTTGGCAACGCTGTGCGCAGGTGCTGGCGGTGAGTGCCCTGCTGATGACCGCGACCGTGGCGTGCGCGGCAAAGGGGCAGTTTGAGCGCACGCTGACGGTGCATGGTCCGGTGGAACTGCATGTGGCTTCGGCCTCGGGCGACATTCATGTGCAGCCGGGCGATGACGGCGAGGTTCACATCGTGGGCCACGTGTATGCAGACAACGGGTGGGGCTTTGCGAGCGCAGCGGACCGGTTGCGCGAGGTGCTGGACCATCCGCCCGTGAACCAGATGGGCAGCGTGATCGAGGTGGGCCACTCGCTGCACCTGAATAATGTGTCCGTCGATTACTACATCACGGTGCCGAAGGGCACGGAGGTGGAGGCGAACTCGGCCTCCGGCGATATTTACGTCGAGGGCGTCGAGGGAGCGCTGCGCGCGGAGAGCGCGTCGGGCGACCTGCATGTGAGCGGCGTCAATGGGACGGCGTTTCTGCATGACACGTCGGGCGACATTAAGGCTTCCATCGATGAATCGCCGAATGTCGAGGCTCAGGATATCAGCGGCGACGTCACGCTGCACAACGTGCGCGGGATGCTACATGCGAGCACGGTCTCCGGTGACCTGACGGTGAGCGGCGCGCCGCGGAATGGATGGCGGCTGCATTCAATTTCAGGCGATGTGGAGCTGAATACGGGCGGTGCGGGGCCTTTTGTGGTGCATGCTTCGTCAGTGTCGGGCGATATTCATAACTCGCATGGCGGCGGAAATGGGCCGACGGTGCGCGTGGATACCGTCTCCGGGGATATCACGGTGCATTGA
- a CDS encoding DUF6600 domain-containing protein codes for MLAFALALLPGLAVSAQVQSPQPPPSPQAIPPAPPADTANQAAPAANQRTVRLSYVKGDVQVYQGDQVVFQNALQNMPLTEGMRIVTGSDGRAEVQFEDGSVARAAPNSSFELAQLTTSADGSLVTEVDALSGLTYYEINGQGGQYTVRFGPQTISPTGDAVFRIDLDGNSPEVADMQGNLQFLQEQNLIVATYSGQSIRFNADDPSLYTLSDTITNDSWDQWNSDRDQQLAQLQQEGAQSGASNGNPDNAAWDDLNYYGDWYNVPGYGEAWAPSGVGPDWDPFGVGAWGYYPSFGYTWISSYPWGWWPYHCGAWSWFNGYGWLWFPGNCGWGGYGGYSTGWYPWVNVWTIPPGYSVPPRPGNPPFRPHHGIHGPLHRIDAYPLVHVNRGQQFASVFHPVGSGGPRPVPRNFHWKGHTVKPIPRVPPPSGIGPRSSGPGNGFQPQPILPRGGFRTPYAPVNPGLPHPFHPGSGSRPTPPRQNANPPSRGGGNTNPFPRFHPQPTPRPTPPPVFRPAPMPRPMPMPRPAPRPVPMPHPGPVFHPAPPPAFHPAPAPHFAAPPHMAPPPRPEIHVVPHPHR; via the coding sequence GTGCTGGCTTTCGCTCTCGCCCTGCTGCCCGGCCTTGCCGTCTCGGCGCAGGTCCAGAGTCCGCAGCCTCCGCCCTCACCTCAGGCCATTCCGCCCGCGCCCCCGGCGGACACCGCCAATCAGGCCGCCCCTGCCGCCAACCAGCGCACCGTGCGCCTCAGCTACGTCAAAGGCGACGTGCAGGTCTATCAGGGAGACCAGGTCGTTTTTCAGAACGCGCTCCAGAACATGCCGCTCACCGAGGGCATGCGCATCGTCACCGGGTCTGATGGACGCGCCGAGGTGCAGTTTGAGGATGGCAGCGTCGCCCGCGCCGCTCCCAACAGCTCCTTTGAGTTGGCGCAGCTCACCACCAGCGCTGATGGCTCGCTCGTCACCGAAGTCGATGCACTCTCGGGCCTCACCTACTACGAAATCAACGGCCAGGGCGGCCAATACACCGTCCGTTTCGGCCCCCAGACCATTTCGCCCACCGGCGACGCCGTCTTCCGCATTGACCTCGACGGCAACTCCCCCGAGGTTGCCGACATGCAGGGCAATCTGCAGTTCCTACAGGAGCAAAACCTCATCGTCGCCACCTACTCTGGGCAGAGCATCCGCTTCAATGCCGACGATCCTTCTCTCTACACGCTCAGCGACACCATTACCAATGACTCGTGGGATCAGTGGAATTCCGATCGCGACCAGCAGCTCGCCCAGTTGCAGCAGGAGGGGGCGCAATCCGGCGCCTCCAATGGCAACCCCGACAACGCCGCCTGGGATGACCTCAACTATTACGGCGACTGGTACAACGTGCCCGGATACGGTGAAGCCTGGGCCCCCAGCGGCGTTGGCCCTGATTGGGACCCCTTCGGCGTGGGCGCATGGGGCTACTATCCTTCCTTTGGATACACCTGGATATCTTCCTATCCGTGGGGTTGGTGGCCCTATCACTGCGGCGCATGGAGCTGGTTCAACGGCTACGGCTGGCTCTGGTTCCCCGGCAACTGCGGCTGGGGTGGCTACGGTGGATACAGCACCGGCTGGTATCCCTGGGTCAATGTCTGGACCATCCCGCCCGGCTACAGCGTCCCACCGCGCCCCGGCAATCCGCCCTTCCGTCCGCATCACGGCATCCACGGCCCGCTGCATCGCATCGACGCCTATCCGCTCGTGCATGTGAACCGGGGCCAGCAGTTCGCCTCGGTCTTCCATCCGGTGGGCAGCGGCGGTCCGCGCCCCGTACCCCGCAATTTCCACTGGAAGGGCCACACCGTCAAACCCATCCCGCGCGTCCCGCCTCCCTCGGGCATCGGCCCGCGCTCGTCCGGTCCCGGCAACGGATTCCAGCCGCAGCCGATCCTGCCGCGTGGCGGCTTCCGCACGCCCTACGCGCCCGTCAATCCCGGTCTGCCTCATCCGTTCCACCCGGGCTCCGGCAGCCGTCCCACGCCGCCGCGGCAAAACGCCAATCCGCCCAGCCGCGGGGGAGGGAACACCAACCCGTTCCCGCGCTTCCACCCACAGCCGACGCCTCGGCCCACGCCCCCACCGGTCTTCCGTCCAGCCCCGATGCCAAGGCCTATGCCGATGCCCCGGCCCGCACCCAGACCCGTACCCATGCCCCATCCGGGCCCCGTCTTCCATCCCGCTCCTCCGCCGGCCTTCCATCCGGCGCCGGCGCCCCACTTCGCCGCACCACCGCACATGGCCCCACCGCCGCGTCCGGAGATACACGTCGTGCCTCACCCTCATCGCTAA
- a CDS encoding aldo/keto reductase produces the protein MEYRRLGHSGLKVSALSFGAATFGGGNEFFKAWGQTQVDEAQRLLALCQEAGVNLIDVANVYSTGLAEEVLGKAIASHRQEWLISTKATFRMAAGPNNLGSSRSHLIEQCNASLQRLGTDYIDIYHMHGFDATTPIDETLDALNTLVHSGKVRYIACSNFSGWHLMKSLSISERYGWARYVAHQVYYSLVGREYEWELMPLGLSENVGALVWSPLGWGRLTGKIRRGQPLPEQSRLHKTADYGPQVEEEYLYRVVDALDEVAKETGKTVPQIALNWLLQRPTVSSVIIGARNEEQLKQNLAAAGWNLTPAQVEKLDRASEVTPIYPYWHQRQFVERNPLPVPSYKEQGQIG, from the coding sequence ATGGAATACAGACGGCTTGGTCACTCGGGACTGAAGGTCTCCGCGCTCAGCTTTGGCGCGGCCACCTTTGGCGGCGGCAACGAATTCTTCAAAGCATGGGGACAAACTCAGGTCGACGAAGCGCAGCGTCTGCTCGCGCTCTGTCAGGAAGCCGGCGTCAATCTCATCGATGTCGCCAATGTCTACTCCACCGGCCTCGCGGAAGAGGTTCTCGGCAAAGCCATCGCCAGCCACCGGCAGGAGTGGCTCATCTCCACCAAGGCCACCTTCCGCATGGCGGCAGGCCCCAACAATCTTGGCTCCTCGCGCTCGCACCTCATCGAGCAGTGCAACGCGAGCCTCCAGCGCCTCGGCACCGATTACATCGACATCTACCACATGCATGGTTTCGACGCGACGACGCCCATCGATGAAACCCTCGACGCGCTCAACACCCTCGTCCACTCGGGCAAGGTGCGCTATATCGCCTGCTCCAACTTCTCCGGCTGGCACCTGATGAAGTCGCTCTCCATCTCCGAGCGTTACGGATGGGCGCGTTACGTCGCGCATCAGGTTTATTACTCCCTCGTGGGCCGCGAATACGAGTGGGAGCTCATGCCGCTCGGCCTCTCTGAAAACGTCGGCGCACTGGTCTGGAGCCCGCTCGGCTGGGGCCGCCTCACCGGCAAGATTCGCCGCGGCCAGCCACTGCCCGAGCAAAGCCGCCTGCACAAGACTGCGGACTACGGCCCGCAGGTCGAGGAGGAATACCTCTACCGTGTGGTCGATGCTCTCGATGAAGTTGCCAAAGAGACCGGCAAGACCGTGCCGCAGATTGCGCTCAACTGGCTGCTGCAGCGCCCCACCGTTTCGAGTGTCATCATCGGCGCGCGCAATGAAGAGCAGCTCAAGCAGAACCTCGCCGCCGCAGGATGGAACCTCACTCCCGCGCAGGTGGAAAAGCTCGACCGCGCCAGCGAAGTCACGCCCATCTACCCTTACTGGCACCAGCGCCAGTTTGTGGAGCGCAACCCGCTCCCCGTGCCCAGCTACAAAGAGCAGGGCCAGATCGGCTAA
- a CDS encoding acyloxyacyl hydrolase, with protein sequence MKRLFSSFAATLGIAFFGTVMIASAAAQTTTAQPANPHFHYNIQTPETTLSHYPWEFGPFLQGGFGTANRSDFHFLAAGVKLGKILTHPALPGLLRGRFEYDIEVMPYWQAFTPKAGLQAYPVTNSSGQQIGDQFLPTGGGTFTGISITPILLRWDLMPHGRWEPWVQGGGGLIYTTHKFPPDVLVPHGTPGGTSVFNFTPQFGIGTHYFISPRRSIYVEANAVHISSSSLGDKNPGVNASVQFQLGYSWWWSRKR encoded by the coding sequence ATGAAACGACTCTTTTCCTCATTTGCCGCCACACTTGGCATCGCTTTCTTCGGCACGGTCATGATCGCTTCGGCCGCCGCGCAAACCACCACCGCGCAGCCTGCCAATCCTCACTTTCACTACAACATCCAGACGCCTGAAACCACGCTCTCCCACTACCCGTGGGAGTTTGGCCCCTTCCTGCAGGGGGGCTTCGGCACGGCCAATCGCTCTGATTTCCATTTCCTCGCGGCCGGCGTCAAGCTAGGCAAAATTCTCACTCACCCTGCGCTGCCGGGCCTGCTCCGTGGCCGTTTTGAATACGACATCGAGGTCATGCCCTACTGGCAGGCTTTCACGCCCAAGGCCGGCCTGCAGGCCTACCCCGTCACCAACAGCAGCGGCCAGCAAATCGGCGATCAATTTCTGCCCACCGGCGGCGGAACCTTCACCGGCATCAGCATCACGCCCATCCTTCTGCGCTGGGACCTCATGCCGCACGGCCGTTGGGAACCCTGGGTGCAGGGCGGCGGCGGACTCATCTACACCACGCATAAGTTTCCGCCCGATGTGCTCGTGCCGCATGGCACCCCAGGCGGAACCAGCGTCTTCAATTTCACGCCGCAGTTCGGCATCGGCACGCACTACTTTATTTCTCCGCGCCGTTCTATTTATGTGGAGGCGAACGCCGTGCACATCTCCAGCTCTTCGCTCGGCGACAAGAATCCCGGCGTCAACGCCAGCGTCCAGTTTCAGCTCGGCTATAGCTGGTGGTGGAGC
- a CDS encoding c-type cytochrome, translating into MPVSRYKLAALAVLVILIASAADAGSHPLHAATEPAPSSALSPLAQQGKQIFGFTPKYAAAWTGNTLSCTDCHLMDGTVPHAAPLNNIANLFPAYSKRAGRVITLQQRIQECFVRSENGKPLPVSSPQMKALVAYMQYLSRDGVKGRSSPGRGLVHLPALTGDPSRGGAVYIAKCAACHQPGGAGVPGAYPSVWGPDAYNTGAGMHHVSVMAAWVQHNMPLDHPGSLTPQESYDVAAYIHRQPHPQFNPAYKRY; encoded by the coding sequence ATGCCCGTCTCCCGATACAAGCTCGCTGCCCTTGCCGTCTTGGTGATCCTCATCGCCAGCGCGGCAGATGCAGGCAGCCATCCTCTGCATGCCGCGACGGAGCCGGCGCCCTCAAGCGCCCTGTCGCCGCTCGCGCAGCAGGGTAAGCAGATATTCGGCTTCACGCCGAAATACGCCGCCGCTTGGACCGGCAACACGCTCTCCTGCACCGACTGTCATCTCATGGACGGAACCGTCCCCCATGCCGCGCCGCTCAACAACATTGCCAATCTCTTCCCGGCCTATAGCAAGCGTGCCGGTCGCGTCATCACGCTCCAGCAGCGCATTCAGGAGTGCTTCGTCCGCAGCGAAAACGGTAAGCCCCTGCCCGTCTCCAGCCCGCAAATGAAGGCGCTCGTCGCCTACATGCAATATCTCTCGCGCGATGGCGTCAAAGGCCGATCTTCGCCCGGCCGTGGACTCGTCCATCTCCCCGCACTCACCGGCGATCCGTCGCGCGGCGGCGCCGTGTACATCGCAAAGTGCGCCGCCTGCCATCAGCCCGGCGGGGCGGGCGTTCCTGGAGCCTATCCGTCCGTCTGGGGGCCCGACGCCTACAACACCGGCGCGGGCATGCATCACGTCTCCGTCATGGCCGCCTGGGTGCAGCACAATATGCCGCTCGACCATCCCGGTTCGCTCACCCCGCAGGAGTCCTACGACGTCGCCGCCTACATCCACCGGCAGCCGCATCCCCAATTCAACCCGGCCTACAAGCGCTACTAG
- the ruvC gene encoding crossover junction endodeoxyribonuclease RuvC: MRIFGIDCGSEITGYGIVECPDGTPRSGQPDLRLIAFGGIRPAKKLTLAERLAFVHRELLTQLAAHQPDLVAVEEVFYSVNAKSALKLGHVRGVALLAAATAGLPIAEYAPLTIKSTVTGYGLAQKEQVQFMVARLLHMPEPPEPADAADALAIAICHIHHAQTIQAQQSR; encoded by the coding sequence ATGCGTATCTTCGGCATCGACTGCGGCTCTGAGATCACCGGCTACGGCATCGTCGAGTGCCCTGACGGCACACCCCGCTCCGGCCAGCCCGATCTGCGTCTCATCGCCTTCGGCGGCATTCGCCCGGCCAAAAAGCTCACCCTCGCCGAGCGCCTTGCCTTCGTTCACCGCGAACTCCTCACCCAGCTCGCCGCGCACCAGCCCGACCTGGTCGCCGTCGAAGAGGTCTTCTACTCCGTCAACGCCAAGTCTGCTCTCAAGCTCGGTCACGTGCGCGGAGTCGCCCTGCTCGCCGCCGCCACCGCCGGCCTCCCCATCGCCGAATACGCCCCGCTCACCATCAAATCCACCGTCACCGGCTACGGCCTCGCCCAAAAGGAGCAGGTGCAGTTCATGGTCGCCCGTCTGCTCCACATGCCCGAGCCGCCCGAGCCCGCCGATGCCGCTGACGCCCTTGCCATCGCCATCTGTCACATCCATCACGCCCAAACGATCCAGGCGCAGCAATCTCGCTGA